One Lysinibacillus sp. OF-1 DNA segment encodes these proteins:
- a CDS encoding purine-cytosine permease family protein, giving the protein MKNEVNTEKTSMLGKDPALTPIPENDRQHWMTPTMIFGGLEFTIPVLMVGASLSASFGLGKIFLILIIALFVFQWLGNALQGYIGAKTGLPSSVIAKTSFGTVQAKLIVGLTIFIVSLGWWALQTAVAGNAIAAMFGIDYKHDWLAWAIVTTVAGLLFAAPSIIGYGSMKWTDYLAVPSGLLLIVGGIYLALKNTGWQTIASWSPEPSMTIMAAISLVIGVNVSQWVIASDYTRYAKPTWKDNFIIPSGIVLIGFPLFIVGAIMSVGVGDPDIVNVMMNLGFPVWGFLILWLATWTSQLVNNYSMGLALANVLNVTSGKGRALLTFIGTIIAIIIALMGILDYFTDFLYLTALLYPAIAGVMFADFFLIRKRQWVEIKGWNWMATIAVVAAVMIGYYFQYVNPMGLPAVLSLFVSIVVYLIAMKVKKQVAPDQFTGNNLSD; this is encoded by the coding sequence ATGAAAAATGAAGTCAACACAGAAAAAACATCTATGCTTGGGAAAGATCCTGCATTAACGCCAATACCAGAGAATGATCGTCAACATTGGATGACACCAACAATGATATTTGGTGGGCTTGAATTTACCATTCCCGTTTTAATGGTAGGAGCAAGTTTATCGGCTAGTTTCGGATTAGGTAAGATTTTTTTAATATTGATCATTGCTTTATTTGTTTTTCAATGGCTTGGTAATGCATTACAAGGATATATCGGTGCAAAAACAGGGCTACCTTCTTCAGTTATTGCCAAAACAAGCTTTGGAACGGTTCAAGCTAAGTTAATAGTTGGATTGACAATATTTATTGTTTCACTTGGCTGGTGGGCATTACAAACGGCTGTTGCTGGAAATGCCATTGCTGCTATGTTTGGGATCGACTATAAACATGACTGGTTAGCTTGGGCAATAGTCACGACAGTGGCAGGTCTTCTTTTTGCTGCACCTTCAATTATTGGCTATGGTTCAATGAAGTGGACAGATTATTTAGCTGTCCCATCGGGTTTATTGTTAATTGTTGGTGGTATTTATTTAGCATTAAAAAATACGGGCTGGCAGACAATTGCATCTTGGAGTCCTGAACCATCGATGACCATAATGGCAGCTATTAGCCTTGTAATTGGTGTCAATGTGTCACAATGGGTAATTGCTTCTGACTACACTCGTTACGCAAAGCCGACTTGGAAAGACAATTTTATTATTCCAAGTGGGATAGTTTTAATTGGATTCCCTCTATTTATTGTAGGAGCCATCATGTCTGTGGGTGTGGGAGATCCTGATATCGTGAATGTTATGATGAATTTAGGTTTTCCAGTTTGGGGCTTTCTCATCTTATGGTTAGCTACTTGGACATCTCAATTGGTTAACAATTACAGTATGGGATTAGCGTTAGCTAATGTTTTAAATGTGACATCAGGTAAGGGGCGTGCGTTACTCACATTTATTGGTACCATAATTGCCATAATCATTGCGTTAATGGGCATTCTAGATTACTTCACAGACTTTCTGTATTTAACAGCTTTGCTTTATCCAGCAATAGCAGGTGTTATGTTTGCTGACTTCTTTTTAATCCGTAAAAGACAATGGGTTGAAATAAAAGGATGGAATTGGATGGCTACCATTGCTGTCGTTGCAGCTGTTATGATTGGGTACTATTTCCAATATGTAAATCCAATGGGTTTACCTGCAGTACTATCTTTATTTGTTTCGATCGTTGTTTATTTAATCGCAATGAAAGTAAAGAAACAAGTGGCCCCTGATCAATTTACAGGAAATAATCTATCGGATTAG
- a CDS encoding cupin domain-containing protein — protein sequence MIIKEVSQKDIVQQNLFQDKYNDSQIKFGFVQIKPGERLPLEGTTSHLENEYSFIVKGTLTGESGGENYRISQGEASYIPAGEPHWCKNDSDEVVELVYALLDIR from the coding sequence ATGATTATTAAAGAAGTATCACAGAAAGATATTGTTCAACAGAACCTATTTCAAGACAAATACAACGATAGCCAAATAAAGTTTGGCTTTGTCCAAATAAAACCAGGGGAGCGGTTACCATTAGAAGGGACAACTTCTCATTTAGAAAATGAGTACTCCTTTATTGTAAAAGGTACTTTAACTGGAGAATCCGGTGGAGAAAATTACCGAATTTCACAAGGAGAAGCTTCCTATATTCCTGCTGGAGAACCTCATTGGTGTAAAAATGATAGTGATGAAGTGGTTGAACTTGTCTATGCGTTATTGGATATAAGATAA
- a CDS encoding hydantoinase B/oxoprolinase family protein has translation MTAINPQIDPFTLEIVKDALLSAGDEMFVALARTSMSPIIYEVLDYASGLTDSEGNLLTQGNGVTGFIGMLTFMVKETLKKYPGDKLKEGDIIIINDPYQGGGSHLSDVGLVMPIFYKGQLIAFSANKAHWTEVGGKDPGSFTNDSVDIFQEGLQFSCIKLYDEGKLNEALVEIIRSNVRFPDLSLGDMFAQVAALRTGEKRVRELCDKYTLATILAAIEYHLDHGEAMAKQELARLPKGEFYAEDFIDTDGIGNGPFPIKVKVTISDDEFICDFRGSSPQVPGPMNCSYTGLASAVRAIFLAITNPAQDVNDGVFRPLKIIVDPQSIMSAERPVPVSNYFETLLGSLDLVWKALAPHIPSRLTAGQFLSVCAVTLSGTHHDTGEPFLIVEPSVGGWGGGNDADGASGQFCFSDGETYNVPIEVAETRYGVLIDEYCLREDRNGAGAGEYIGGKGVIRSYRAMTDNQAVTVTFGRNKFLPWGIDNGHEGSPNEFYVKKANGQVDGPFGVYPRYKLDKNDVVQLMTGTGGGYGNPLKRPAEQVAHDVKNGYFSRKEAEAIFHVLVDESDYSFKEMPERNRVVKGE, from the coding sequence ATGACTGCAATCAATCCGCAAATTGATCCATTTACTTTAGAAATTGTGAAGGATGCACTGCTATCTGCTGGAGATGAAATGTTTGTAGCTTTAGCACGAACTTCAATGAGTCCCATTATTTATGAAGTATTAGATTATGCGAGTGGCTTAACAGATTCAGAAGGTAATTTATTAACTCAGGGTAATGGTGTGACAGGTTTTATCGGCATGCTCACTTTTATGGTAAAAGAAACGTTAAAAAAATATCCAGGAGATAAATTAAAAGAAGGAGATATCATTATAATTAATGATCCTTATCAAGGCGGCGGTTCACACCTTTCAGATGTTGGACTCGTAATGCCAATTTTTTATAAAGGTCAATTAATTGCCTTTTCAGCTAATAAAGCTCATTGGACTGAAGTTGGAGGGAAGGATCCGGGTTCATTTACTAACGATTCTGTTGACATATTTCAAGAGGGACTACAGTTTTCATGTATCAAACTTTATGACGAAGGTAAATTGAATGAAGCACTTGTTGAAATAATACGTTCAAATGTGCGGTTCCCAGATCTATCTTTAGGAGATATGTTTGCACAAGTTGCAGCTCTTCGAACAGGAGAAAAACGAGTAAGGGAATTGTGTGATAAATACACATTAGCTACCATATTGGCAGCAATTGAATATCATTTAGATCATGGCGAAGCGATGGCCAAGCAGGAGCTTGCTAGATTACCTAAAGGAGAATTTTACGCAGAAGATTTTATTGATACAGATGGGATTGGTAACGGACCATTTCCAATAAAAGTGAAAGTGACAATATCAGATGATGAATTTATTTGTGATTTTAGGGGAAGTTCTCCTCAAGTACCTGGACCAATGAATTGTTCCTATACAGGTTTAGCATCAGCTGTACGTGCAATCTTCTTAGCTATTACAAATCCAGCGCAGGATGTAAATGATGGTGTGTTTAGACCACTAAAAATAATTGTTGATCCTCAATCAATTATGTCTGCGGAAAGACCAGTACCTGTGTCCAATTATTTTGAAACCTTGCTTGGCAGCTTAGATTTAGTATGGAAAGCCTTGGCACCACATATACCGAGTCGATTAACTGCTGGTCAGTTTTTATCCGTTTGTGCTGTAACGTTAAGTGGTACACATCATGATACAGGAGAGCCATTTTTAATTGTTGAGCCATCAGTAGGTGGATGGGGTGGTGGAAACGATGCTGATGGAGCCTCTGGTCAATTCTGTTTTTCGGATGGTGAGACGTATAATGTGCCAATTGAGGTAGCGGAAACTCGCTATGGTGTGTTAATTGATGAATATTGTTTAAGAGAAGATAGAAATGGAGCAGGGGCTGGAGAATACATTGGTGGCAAAGGAGTAATCAGATCCTATAGAGCCATGACGGACAATCAAGCAGTAACAGTGACCTTTGGTAGGAATAAGTTTTTACCATGGGGGATTGACAATGGACATGAAGGTTCGCCGAATGAATTTTATGTAAAAAAAGCGAATGGCCAGGTAGATGGACCATTCGGGGTCTATCCAAGATATAAACTAGATAAAAATGATGTGGTTCAATTAATGACTGGCACGGGTGGAGGCTATGGCAATCCACTTAAACGTCCAGCGGAACAGGTAGCACATGATGTGAAAAATGGCTATTTTTCAAGAAAAGAAGCAGAAGCTATTTTTCATGTTCTTGTAGATGAGTCAGACTACAGCTTTAAAGAAATGCCAGAAAGAAATCGAGTAGTAAAGGGAGAATAA
- a CDS encoding hydantoinase/oxoprolinase family protein produces MRVATDIGGTFTDLVYVDEHGNFGYEKSNTTPPNFEQGVIDVIKKSGVDQQHLEMFIHGTTVIINALTERKGAKTGLITTKGFRDVLEIARGNRPDLFNVKYQKPQPFVERYLRREVTERLNYKGQVLAALEMNELEEIVEYFKKEQVEAIAISFLHSYVNNEHEKAAVEKIKELWPEVQVTASSEITQEWREYERTNTAVLNAYVQPTATTYIDRLEQKLQDTIDIEQSYIMQSNGGTTKFDNAKRLPINMVESGPVAGILGAAVLGELLGEKNIIAFDIGGTTAKCSLIENGEVKVSTDYYIEKDTRRAGYPIKTPVVDIVEIGNGGGSIAWIDGAGSLKVGPQSAGARPGPVAYGQGGTEPTTTDANLLTGRLSPKNFDYEVNLNNVKNAIEEKIGKHFHMSAEEAALGIIRIANSNMLNALKLISIRKGHNPQDFTLIAFGGGGSMHAPALALELGVKKVIIPIASPVFSAWGMLMTDLRHDYIQTYIKRMNNLDLTKMNSIWANIERQAFQHFQEEGMDKDNVFFQRYADMRYLGQEHTVKVPVEGGEWNQRVLDKAIADFNLLHEKNFTFKLPEAETEIVNIHVTAFGKVGKPKLKTIERHTSLQDALIEQRNVYFENDGWVRTNIYDRELLPIEMKISGPAIVEERAAATVIYHKQSLYIDAYGNIVIEKEEA; encoded by the coding sequence ATGAGAGTCGCAACAGATATTGGGGGTACATTTACAGATTTAGTGTATGTTGATGAACATGGAAACTTCGGCTATGAAAAAAGTAATACAACTCCTCCAAATTTTGAACAAGGAGTCATTGATGTTATTAAGAAAAGTGGAGTGGATCAACAGCATTTAGAAATGTTTATCCATGGCACAACGGTTATTATCAATGCTTTAACTGAGCGTAAAGGAGCAAAGACGGGTCTAATTACAACTAAGGGGTTTAGGGATGTGTTGGAAATTGCTCGTGGAAATCGACCTGATTTATTTAATGTTAAGTATCAAAAACCACAGCCATTTGTAGAACGATATTTACGCAGAGAAGTAACTGAAAGACTTAATTATAAGGGACAAGTATTAGCAGCTCTGGAAATGAATGAACTAGAAGAAATAGTTGAATATTTCAAGAAGGAACAGGTTGAGGCCATTGCAATCTCTTTTTTACACTCCTATGTTAATAACGAGCATGAAAAAGCAGCTGTAGAAAAAATAAAGGAATTGTGGCCAGAAGTTCAGGTAACCGCTTCCAGTGAAATTACACAAGAGTGGCGTGAATATGAACGCACTAATACAGCGGTTTTAAATGCTTATGTACAACCAACTGCAACAACTTATATTGATCGACTTGAGCAAAAATTACAAGATACTATTGATATAGAGCAAAGTTATATTATGCAGTCAAATGGTGGTACCACTAAATTTGATAATGCGAAGCGTTTACCAATTAATATGGTAGAATCAGGCCCAGTTGCTGGTATTTTAGGTGCAGCGGTACTCGGTGAATTACTAGGAGAAAAAAATATTATTGCTTTCGACATTGGTGGAACAACAGCAAAATGTTCATTGATTGAAAATGGCGAAGTAAAAGTTTCTACAGATTACTATATCGAAAAAGATACTCGACGCGCAGGTTATCCAATTAAAACACCAGTTGTTGATATTGTTGAGATTGGTAACGGTGGTGGTTCCATTGCATGGATTGATGGTGCAGGTTCATTAAAAGTAGGGCCGCAGTCAGCGGGTGCTCGACCAGGCCCAGTTGCGTATGGTCAAGGTGGAACAGAGCCGACCACAACGGATGCAAATTTATTAACTGGTAGATTATCACCGAAGAACTTTGATTACGAGGTGAATTTGAACAATGTGAAAAATGCAATTGAAGAAAAAATTGGGAAACATTTTCATATGTCTGCTGAAGAAGCGGCACTTGGAATTATTCGTATCGCCAATTCCAATATGTTAAATGCTCTAAAGTTGATTTCTATTCGTAAAGGTCATAACCCTCAAGACTTTACCTTGATTGCATTTGGTGGGGGAGGTTCGATGCATGCACCTGCGTTAGCATTGGAATTAGGTGTTAAAAAGGTTATTATTCCAATCGCATCACCGGTGTTTTCCGCATGGGGGATGCTCATGACAGATTTACGTCATGATTATATTCAAACATACATTAAACGAATGAATAATCTTGATTTAACAAAAATGAACTCAATATGGGCAAATATTGAGCGTCAGGCATTCCAACATTTCCAAGAAGAAGGTATGGACAAAGATAATGTATTTTTCCAACGCTATGCAGATATGCGTTATCTAGGCCAGGAGCATACTGTGAAGGTACCTGTAGAGGGCGGTGAATGGAATCAACGAGTGTTAGATAAAGCGATTGCAGATTTTAATTTATTACATGAAAAGAATTTTACATTTAAACTACCAGAAGCAGAGACAGAAATCGTTAATATTCATGTGACGGCCTTTGGGAAGGTTGGTAAACCTAAATTAAAAACGATTGAGCGCCATACTAGCTTACAAGACGCATTAATAGAACAACGCAATGTTTATTTTGAAAATGATGGCTGGGTGAGAACAAATATATATGATCGTGAGCTATTACCTATTGAAATGAAGATAAGTGGTCCTGCTATTGTGGAAGAAAGAGCTGCAGCTACCGTAATCTATCATAAGCAATCACTCTATATAGATGCTTATGGAAATATTGTTATTGAAAAGGAGGAAGCGTAA
- a CDS encoding helix-turn-helix domain-containing protein produces the protein MEDIHQTIKKTRIDQGMTLKNLSEKTNLSISFLSQIERGSSSLAITSLKKIADAFGVPITYFFESDSNNTYVVKETDRKPFKLEASSIEYTRLNGHFSGRNLEPLLVKLAPGQMDKNQESSHPGEEFYYVLKGAVLFKVDGQEYFLREGETIHYPSEVPHSWENPLNEESIVLSVLTPVIF, from the coding sequence TTGGAAGATATTCATCAAACCATAAAAAAAACAAGGATTGATCAAGGCATGACATTAAAGAATTTAAGTGAAAAAACAAACTTATCGATTAGTTTTCTTTCACAAATAGAAAGGGGGTCATCTTCACTGGCTATTACATCTCTAAAAAAAATAGCTGATGCATTTGGAGTTCCGATCACCTACTTTTTTGAGTCCGATTCAAATAATACGTATGTCGTAAAAGAAACTGATCGCAAACCATTTAAATTAGAAGCATCTTCGATAGAATATACGCGACTTAATGGACATTTTAGTGGAAGAAATCTTGAACCATTGCTTGTGAAGCTGGCCCCGGGTCAAATGGACAAAAATCAAGAATCGAGTCATCCAGGGGAAGAGTTTTATTACGTATTAAAGGGTGCTGTCCTATTTAAGGTTGATGGGCAAGAATATTTTCTTAGAGAAGGTGAAACAATTCATTATCCTTCTGAAGTTCCACATTCATGGGAAAATCCTTTGAATGAAGAAAGTATTGTTTTAAGTGTGTTAACGCCAGTGATTTTCTAA
- a CDS encoding NADPH-dependent FMN reductase produces MLKIGIILGSTREGRVSPQVGTWVKEVAEKRRDAEYEIIDIADFKLPLLGEPGGDASGVAAWSEKVGACDGFVFIVAEYNHSITGALKNALDYLRVEWNNKAAGIVSYGSVGGARAAEHLRGILGELLVADVRVHPALSLFTDFENGSVFKPKEVQADSVHQMLDQLVPWATALKTIRS; encoded by the coding sequence ATGTTAAAAATCGGCATTATTTTAGGAAGTACGCGAGAGGGTCGTGTAAGCCCACAGGTTGGCACATGGGTAAAGGAAGTGGCAGAAAAACGTCGTGATGCGGAATATGAAATAATTGATATCGCTGATTTTAAATTACCGCTTTTAGGGGAGCCGGGCGGAGATGCTTCAGGAGTAGCGGCCTGGTCAGAAAAAGTCGGAGCATGCGACGGCTTTGTCTTTATTGTTGCTGAGTACAATCACTCCATTACAGGTGCATTAAAAAATGCATTAGATTATTTACGAGTGGAATGGAATAATAAAGCTGCTGGAATCGTTTCTTATGGTTCTGTTGGAGGTGCTCGTGCAGCTGAGCATTTACGAGGTATTCTTGGAGAATTACTAGTTGCCGATGTCCGTGTGCATCCAGCACTATCTTTATTTACTGATTTTGAAAATGGCTCTGTCTTTAAACCAAAAGAGGTGCAAGCAGATTCTGTTCATCAAATGTTAGATCAGCTCGTACCGTGGGCAACCGCTTTAAAAACAATTCGATCATAA
- a CDS encoding DUF2164 domain-containing protein translates to MFIRLSKDQQEMILADIQRFFYNQRDEDISEFEAERVFDFIKEHIAPHIYNAALSDAKYVVERQYASIEEELEALEQPIKMK, encoded by the coding sequence TTGTTTATTCGATTATCAAAAGATCAGCAAGAAATGATACTGGCTGATATTCAACGGTTTTTCTATAATCAGCGTGATGAAGATATTAGTGAATTTGAAGCAGAGCGTGTATTCGATTTTATCAAGGAACATATTGCTCCTCATATTTATAATGCCGCTCTATCCGATGCCAAATATGTAGTGGAAAGACAATATGCCTCTATTGAGGAGGAATTGGAGGCATTGGAGCAACCTATTAAAATGAAATAA
- a CDS encoding Nif3-like dinuclear metal center hexameric protein produces MKTVNGQEIIQVFEAWSPKKLACMDNDPIGLAIGTLNKPVHRVLVTLDVNDAVANEAIEKGCELIIAHHPPIFRRLSNIRTDQPAGRLYEKLIKHDIAVYAAHTNLDVAEGGVNDLLADALQLKNCSILEETYAENLFKLAVFIPTANAEVLREALAKAGAGRIGDYEACSYTTTGEGRFRALAGANPFVGTIDELHVEEEVKVEVVFPESIKNRVLKAMLTSHPYEEPAYDVIRLEQQTNVMGLGRVGYLPQEMTLQQFAEFVKQQLEVPAVRVVGDLQSKINRVALVGGDGNKYIYAAKRAGADVFLTGDMYFHTAQDAQAIDLQIVDPGHHVEKVMIAGVAKKMAELCEDKKYHVEFVQSTINTEPFLFV; encoded by the coding sequence ATGAAAACCGTGAATGGTCAAGAAATCATTCAAGTGTTCGAAGCATGGTCGCCCAAGAAACTTGCTTGCATGGACAATGATCCAATTGGGTTAGCTATAGGGACACTCAATAAACCTGTCCATAGAGTATTGGTGACGTTAGATGTTAATGATGCTGTTGCAAACGAGGCAATAGAAAAAGGCTGTGAGCTGATTATCGCGCACCATCCACCAATCTTTAGACGTCTGTCGAATATCCGCACAGATCAACCAGCGGGACGCCTATATGAAAAGCTGATTAAACACGATATCGCTGTTTATGCGGCCCATACTAATTTAGATGTAGCTGAAGGTGGGGTCAATGATCTACTAGCAGATGCCCTACAGCTAAAAAATTGTTCCATATTAGAAGAAACGTATGCTGAAAATCTGTTCAAGCTAGCTGTCTTTATACCTACTGCCAATGCAGAAGTATTACGTGAGGCTCTAGCAAAGGCTGGGGCAGGTCGTATTGGTGACTATGAAGCATGCAGTTATACGACGACTGGAGAAGGACGATTCCGTGCATTAGCAGGAGCAAATCCATTCGTTGGCACTATTGATGAATTACATGTGGAGGAAGAGGTAAAGGTCGAGGTCGTATTTCCTGAATCCATCAAAAACCGCGTATTAAAGGCGATGCTTACTAGTCATCCTTATGAGGAACCCGCTTATGATGTGATACGTCTTGAGCAGCAAACTAATGTTATGGGGTTGGGGCGAGTAGGATACTTGCCACAAGAAATGACGCTACAACAATTTGCAGAATTTGTAAAGCAGCAGTTAGAAGTTCCAGCAGTTCGTGTGGTTGGTGATTTACAATCGAAGATTAACAGAGTGGCGCTTGTTGGTGGAGACGGCAATAAATATATTTATGCGGCAAAACGCGCTGGAGCAGATGTTTTCTTAACGGGTGATATGTACTTCCATACAGCACAGGACGCACAAGCCATTGATTTGCAAATTGTAGATCCGGGTCATCATGTAGAAAAGGTGATGATTGCAGGGGTAGCCAAAAAAATGGCTGAACTATGTGAGGATAAAAAATACCATGTTGAATTTGTACAATCAACCATCAATACAGAACCATTTTTATTTGTATAA
- a CDS encoding tRNA (adenine(22)-N(1))-methyltransferase, translating into MNAQKLSKRLETVAKFVPTGAIMADIGSDHAYLPCYLVHQGTASRAIAGEVVKGPYESAVGQVQKEGLTEKITVRLADGLAAIEMTDHVDTVTIAGMGGPLIVSILDKYPEKLQGVTRLILQPNIHAKVIREWALAHQWAILDEEILEEDDKIYEILVLQRGQMKLSTAEILFGPKLSQRKSPAFMKKWLREKDNWQRVLQSIEEAEQTPEIEEKRAELMALIHLVEGVL; encoded by the coding sequence ATGAACGCACAAAAACTTTCAAAACGATTAGAAACAGTAGCAAAATTTGTTCCCACAGGAGCTATTATGGCAGATATCGGTAGTGACCATGCCTATCTACCATGCTATTTGGTTCATCAGGGAACTGCTTCTCGTGCCATCGCAGGAGAGGTTGTAAAAGGACCCTATGAATCAGCTGTAGGACAAGTACAAAAGGAAGGCTTAACGGAGAAGATTACCGTACGTCTTGCAGATGGATTAGCAGCGATTGAAATGACTGACCATGTGGACACAGTCACAATTGCTGGGATGGGTGGACCTTTGATTGTTTCCATCCTAGATAAGTATCCTGAAAAGCTTCAAGGTGTCACACGTCTTATTTTACAGCCCAATATTCATGCTAAGGTCATTCGTGAGTGGGCGTTAGCACATCAGTGGGCGATTCTGGATGAAGAGATCTTAGAGGAAGATGATAAAATCTATGAAATCCTTGTATTGCAAAGAGGACAAATGAAGCTATCTACAGCAGAGATTTTATTTGGTCCTAAATTAAGCCAACGCAAATCACCAGCATTTATGAAAAAATGGTTACGCGAAAAAGACAACTGGCAACGAGTGCTACAATCCATTGAAGAGGCAGAACAAACACCTGAAATTGAAGAAAAGCGTGCAGAGTTAATGGCTCTGATACATTTAGTGGAAGGAGTTTTGTAA
- the cccA gene encoding cytochrome c550, which produces MKNNPVVPYILILAFGIGLIFFMSLQGADNKKEIAAEHEGGGETTETTDANDDGAALVQSCIGCHGNDLSGSMGPNLHGLDEAHIVEVLTKGIEGTPMQPNMKTEEEAKAIAEYISTLE; this is translated from the coding sequence ATGAAAAACAATCCAGTCGTTCCTTACATCTTAATTCTGGCATTTGGTATTGGTCTTATTTTCTTCATGTCTTTACAAGGTGCAGATAACAAGAAAGAAATTGCTGCTGAACATGAGGGCGGTGGCGAAACTACTGAAACTACAGATGCAAACGATGATGGTGCAGCACTAGTACAATCTTGTATCGGTTGTCACGGTAATGATTTAAGTGGTAGTATGGGTCCAAACCTACATGGCTTAGATGAAGCCCATATCGTTGAAGTTTTAACAAAGGGTATCGAAGGTACTCCAATGCAACCGAACATGAAAACTGAAGAGGAAGCAAAAGCAATCGCTGAATACATTTCTACTTTAGAATAG
- the rpoD gene encoding RNA polymerase sigma factor RpoD, producing MADKSERSKEIEVEITLDDAKKFLQEKAKTEGEISMKEISEKLTPYELENEEIFHFAEDLEKHKDIQIIGKEEFEEESLMKEEANEETFDLNDLSVPPGVKINDPVRMYLKEIGRVDLLSAEQEIALAERIEQGDEEARKRLAEANLRLVVSIAKRYVGRGMLFLDLIQEGNMGLIKAVEKFDYRKGFKFSTYATWWIRQAITRAIADQARTIRIPVHMVETINKLIRVQRQLLQDLGREPSPEEIGEEMDLTPEKVREILKIAQEPVSLETPIGEEDDSHLGDFIEDSEAQSPSDHAAYELLKEQLEDVLDTLTDREENVLRLRFGLDDGRTRTLEEVGKVFGVTRERIRQIEAKALRKLRHPSRSKRLKDFLE from the coding sequence ATGGCGGACAAGTCAGAACGTTCAAAAGAGATAGAAGTAGAAATTACATTAGATGATGCAAAAAAATTCCTACAAGAAAAAGCGAAAACAGAAGGTGAAATTTCGATGAAAGAAATTTCAGAGAAACTAACACCTTATGAATTGGAAAATGAAGAAATTTTCCATTTTGCTGAGGATCTTGAAAAGCATAAAGACATTCAAATCATTGGAAAAGAAGAATTTGAAGAAGAAAGTCTAATGAAAGAAGAAGCAAATGAAGAAACTTTCGACTTAAACGATTTGAGTGTACCACCAGGTGTTAAAATAAATGACCCTGTACGTATGTATTTAAAAGAAATTGGCCGAGTAGATTTACTATCTGCTGAGCAGGAAATTGCACTTGCAGAGCGTATTGAGCAAGGAGACGAGGAAGCACGTAAACGTTTAGCAGAGGCGAACTTACGTTTAGTTGTATCGATTGCAAAACGTTATGTTGGTCGTGGTATGCTATTCCTTGATTTAATCCAAGAAGGGAATATGGGTCTGATTAAGGCTGTTGAAAAATTCGATTACCGTAAAGGATTTAAATTCTCTACTTACGCTACATGGTGGATTCGTCAGGCAATTACACGCGCGATTGCTGACCAAGCTCGTACGATTCGTATTCCTGTTCATATGGTCGAAACCATTAATAAATTAATACGTGTACAACGTCAACTTTTACAAGATTTGGGTCGTGAGCCTTCTCCAGAAGAAATTGGAGAGGAAATGGATTTAACACCTGAAAAAGTTCGTGAAATTTTAAAAATTGCACAAGAACCAGTATCTCTTGAAACACCAATTGGAGAAGAAGATGATTCACATTTAGGAGACTTTATTGAGGATTCTGAAGCACAATCTCCATCTGACCATGCAGCCTATGAACTGTTAAAAGAGCAATTAGAAGATGTACTAGATACGTTAACAGACCGTGAAGAAAACGTACTTCGTTTACGTTTTGGATTAGATGATGGTCGCACACGTACATTAGAAGAGGTAGGAAAAGTCTTTGGCGTAACTCGTGAGCGTATTCGTCAAATCGAGGCGAAAGCATTAAGAAAATTACGTCATCCTTCTCGCAGTAAACGTTTAAAAGATTTCTTAGAATAA